The proteins below come from a single Hirundo rustica isolate bHirRus1 chromosome 6, bHirRus1.pri.v3, whole genome shotgun sequence genomic window:
- the LRP4 gene encoding low-density lipoprotein receptor-related protein 4 isoform X3, whose protein sequence is MRRRGAGCLLPAPPQLLLVLLGALLRSRGVTSSTECSCGRNHFTCAVSAFGECTCIPAQWQCDGDNDCGDHSDEDGCMLPTCSPLDFHCDNGKCIRRSWVCDGDNDCEDDSDEQDCPPRECEEDEFSCQNGYCIRSLWHCDGDNDCGDNSDEQCDMRKCSEKEFRCSDGSCIAEHWFCDGDTDCKDGSDEENCPSDVPAATCSLEEFQCAYGRCILDIYHCDGDDDCGDWSDESDCSSHQPCRSGEFMCNSGLCINAGWRCDGDFDCDDQSDERNCTTSMCTADQFRCKSGRCVRLSWRCDGEDDCSDNSDEENCENTGTPQCAPDQFLCGNGRCIGQRKLCNGANDCGDGSDESPHQNCRPRTGEENCNVNNGGCAQKCQMVRGMVQCTCHTGYRLLEDGRSCQDVNECAEEGYCSQGCTNSEGGFQCWCEQGYELRPDRRSCKALGPEPVLLFANRIDIRQVLPHRSEYTLLLNNLENAIALDFHHSKELVFWSDVTLDRIMRANLNGSNVEEVVSTGLESPGGLAIDWIHDKLYWTDSGTSRIEVANLDGTHRKVLLWQNLEKPRAIALHPMEGTIYWTDWGNTPRIEYSNMDGSNRRIIADTHLFWPNGLTIDYAGHRMYWVDAKHHVIERADLDGRNRKAVISQGLPHPFAITVFEDSLYWTDWHTKSINSANKFTGKNQEIIRNKLHFPMDIHTLHPQRQPAAGRNRCGDNNGGCTHLCLPSSKDYTCACPTGFRKTSSHACAQSLDKFLLFARRMDIRRISFDTDDLSDDVIPLADVRSAVALDWDSKDDYVYWTDVSTDSISRAKWDGSNQEVVVDTSLESPAGLAIDWVTNKLYWTDAGTDRIEVSNTDGTMRTVLIWENLDRPRDIVVDPVGGFMYWTDWGANPKIERAGMDASNRLVIISSNLTWPNGLAIDYESQRLYWADAGMKTIEYASLDGSHRKVLIGTNLPHPFGLTLYGERIYWTDWQAKSIQSADRRTGQSRETLQDNLENLMDIHVFHRHRPPVHTACEVNNGGCSHLCLLAPLPKGYSCTCPTGINLQSDGKTCSPGMTSFLIFARRTDIRMVSLDIPYFADVVVSVNVTMKNTIAIGVDPREGKVYWSDSTLRKISRAALDGSQFEDIITTGLLTTDGLAVDAVGRKIYWTDTGTNRIEVGNLDGSMRKVLVWQNLDSPRAIALYHEMGYMYWTDWGENAKLERSGMDGSGRVVLISNNLGWPNGLAVDKAGSQLLWADAHTERIEAADLNGANRRTLLSPVQHPYGLTLLDSYIYWTDWQTRSIHRADKDTGANVILVRANLPGLMDIQAVDRARPLGFNKCGVRNGGCSHLCLPHPTGFSCACPTGIQLKRDEQTCDSSPETYLLFSSRASIRRISLDTSDHTDVHIPVPELNNVISLDYDSVDGKIYYTDVFLDVIRRADLNGSNMETVIGQGLKTTDGLAVDWVARNLYWTDTGRNTIEVARLDGSSRKVLINNSLDEPRAIAVFPKKGYLFWTDWGHIAKIERANLDGSERKILINTDLGWPNGLTLDYDTRRIYWVDAHLDRIESCDLNGKLRQVLVSQVSHPFALTQQDRWIYWTDWQTKSIQRVDKYSGRNKETVLANVEGLMDIIVVSPQRQTGSNACGVNNGGCTHLCFARASDFVCACPDEPDGRPCSTIPGVVPPGPKPTSVSERSQTPPGRRGTSTAKPLTSLETVEGNCSDKDARQGLCARANEAVLATMGEGLHVSYIIGGLLSILFILLLIAALIIYRHNKSKFTDPGLGNLTYSNPSYRTSTQEVKIESIPKPAMYNQLCYKKEKLSYHTDSFSSSLF, encoded by the exons TGCTGCCCACTTGCTCCCCCCTGGACTTCCACTGTGACAATGGGAAATGTATCCGCCGGTCGTGGGTCTGCGATGGAGACAATGACTGTGAGGATGACTCCGATGAGCAGGACTGCC ctccacgGGAGTGTGAGGAAGACGAGTTCTCATGTCAGAATGGATACTGCATTCgcagcctgtggcactgtgatGGTGACAATGACTGTGGGGACAACAGTGATGAGCAGTGTG ATATGAGAAAGTGCTCAGAGAAGGAGTTCCGCTGCAGCGACGGCAGCTGCATAGCTGAGCACTGGTTCTGTGATGGGGACACAGACTGCAAGGATGGCTCCGATGAAGAGAACTGCC CATCAGATGTTCCAGCTGCCACTTGCAGCTTGGAGGAGTTCCAGTGTGCATATGGACGCTGCATCTTGGACATCTACCACTGTGATGGTGATGATGACTGTGGGGACTGGTCTGATGAGTCTGACTGCT CATCTCATCAGCCTTGTCGCTCTGGAGAATTCATGTGCAACAGTGGCTTGTGCATTAATGCTGGCTGGAGGTGTGATGGTGACTTTGACTGTGATGACCAGTCAGATGAGAGAAACTGCA CTACATCTATGTGTACAGCTGACCAGTTCCGCTGCAAGTCGGGACGCTGTGTCCGTCTGTCCTGGCGTTGTGATGGGGAAGATGACTGCTCCGACAACAGCGATGAGGAGAACTGTGAGAACACAG GCACCCCTCAGTGTGCCCCAGACCAGTTCCTGTGTGGGAATGGGCGTTGTATTGGCCAGAGGAAGCTGTGCAATGGAGCAAATGATTGTGGAGACGGCAGTGATGAGAGCCCACACCAAAACTGCC GTCCACGAACAGGGGAGGAGAATTGCAATGTCAACAACGGTGGCTGTGCTCAGAAGTGCCAGATGGTACGAGGGATGGTGCAATGCACTTGCCACACAGGTTACAGGCTCCTGGAAGATGGCCGATCATGCCAAG ATGTGAATGAATGTGCTGAGGAAGGCTACTGCAGCCAAGGCTGTACCAACAGTGAAGGAGGCTTCCAGTGCTGGTGTGAGCAAGGCTACGAGCTGAGACCTGACAGACGTAGCTGCAAAGCTCTAG GGCCAGAGCCCGTGCTTCTCTTTGCCAATCGAATTGATATCCGACAAGTGTTGCCTCATCGCTCTGAGTATACGCTGCTCCTGAACAACCTGGAAAATGCCATTGCCCTTGACTTCCACCACAGCAAGGAGCTGGTGTTCTGGTCTGATGTCACGCTTGATCGCATCATGAGGGCCAATCTGAATGGTAGCAATGTGGAAGAGGTGGTTTCCACAGGGCTGGAGAGCCCAG GTGGACTTGCTATTGATTGGATCCATGACAAATTGTACTGGACGGACTCTGGGACATCTCGAATTGAAGTTGCAAACTTGGATGGCACTCACAGGAAAGTGCTTCTGTGGCAGAACCTGGAGAAGCCCCGAGCAATTGCCCTACATCCTATGGAGGG tACTATCTACTGGACTGACTGGGGCAACACTCCCCGCATTGAGTATTCCAACATGGACGGCTCTAATCGACGCATCATTGCGGATACACACCTCTTCTGGCCCAACGGACTGACCATTGACTATGCAGGACATCGAATGTACTGGGTGGATGCCAAACATCACGTCATTGAGAGGGCTGACCTTGATGGACGCAATAGGAAGGCTGTTATTAGCCAAG GGCTCCCACACCCATTTGCTATCACCGTGTTTGAGGACAGCCTGTACTGGACAGACTGGCACACCAAGAGCATCAACAGTGCCAACAAATTCACAGGCAAGAACCAGGAGATCATCCGCAACAAGCTCCACTTCCCGATGGACATCCACACGCTGCATCCTCAGCGTCAGCCAGCAG CAGGGAGAAACCGTTGCGGGGACAACAACGGAGGCTGCActcacctctgcctgccgagcAGCAAGGATTACACCTGTGCCTGCCCCACGGGCTTCCGCAAGACCAGCAGCCATGCCTGTGCCCAGA GTCTTGACAAGTTCCTGCTTTTTGCCCGAAGGATGGACATCCGTCGGATCAGCTTTGACACAGATGACCTGTCAGATGATGTCATCCCCCTTGCTGATGTTCGCAGTGCTGTGGCTCTAGATTGGGACTCAAAGGATGACTATGTCTACTGGACAGATGTTAGCACTGACTCAATCAGCCGAGCAAAATGGGATGGATCGAACCAGGAG gTCGTGGTAGACACCAGCCTGGAAAGTCCAGCTGGACTTGCAATTGACTGGGTCACCAACAAACTGTACTGGACTGATGCAG GAACAGATCGGATAGAGGTCTCCAATACAGATGGGACCATGAGAACTGTTCTAATCTGGGAGAACCTAGACAGACCTAGAGATATTGTGGTGGACCCTGTTGGAGG GTTCATGTACTGGACTGACTGGGGAGCTAACCCAAAAATCGAACGTGCTGGGATGGATGCCTCAAACCGCTTGGTGATCATTTCCTCCAACCTGACATGGCCCAACGGCTTGGCCATTGACTACGAGTCCCAGCGCCTGTACTGGGCAGACGCGGGAATGAAGACCATCGAGTATGCCAGTCTGGATGGAAGCCACAGGAAG GTGCTGATTGGGACCAATCTGCCTCACCCCTTTGGACTTACTCTTTATGGCGAGAGAATCTACTGGACAGACTGGCAGGCCAAAAGCATCCAGAGCGCAGACAGGAGGACTGGGCAGTCTCGGGAGACACTGCAGGACAATCTGGAGAATCTTATGGATATTCACGTTTTCCACCGGCACAGGCCACCAG TACATACAGCATGCGAAGTTAACAATGGAGGCTGCAGTCACCTGTGCCTTCTGGCACCTCTTCCAAAAGGTTACAGCTGTACTTGCCCTACAGGGATCAACCTGCAATCTGATGGCAAGACCTGCTCCCCTG GAATGACCAGCTTTCTGATCTTTGCCAGAAGGACTGACATCCGGATGGTCTCTCTGGATATCCCCTACTTTGCAGATGTCGTTGTCTCAGTCAATGTCACCATGAAGAACACCATTGCAATTGGAGTGGATCCTCGTGAAG GAAAGGTTTACTGGTCAGATAGCACATTGCGGAAAATCAGTCGCGCTGCCCTTGATGGCTCGCAGTTTGAGGACATCATCACTACAG GTCTGTTGACTACAGATGGGCTGGCTGTAGATGCTGTCGGCAGGAAGATATACTGGACAGATACAGGAACAAACCGGATTGAAGTGGGCAACCTCGATGGCTCCATGAGGAAAGTCTTGGTCTGGCAGAACCTGGACAGCCCTCGGGCAATAGCTCTATACCATGAAATGGG GTATATGTACTGGACAGACTGGGGTGAGAATGCCAAGCTGGAACGCTCTGGGATGGATGGCTCTGGACGCGTGGTGTTGATCAGCAACAACCTGGGCTGGCCTAATGGGCTGGCAGTGGATAAGGCTGgatcccagctgctctgggccgATGCACACACTGAG CGGATCGAGGCTGCGGATCTCAACGGTGCAAACCGCCGCACCCTGCTGTCTCCAGTGCAACATCCCTATGGCCTCACTCTGCTGGACTCTTACATCTACTGGACTGACTGGCAAACTCGCAGCATTCACAGGGCTGACAAGGACACCGGTGCTAATGTCATCTTGGTGAGGGCAAACCTGCCTGGCCTCATGGATATTCAGGCTGTTGACAGGGCACGGCCCCTGG GCTTCAATAAATGTGGAGTTCGTAATGGTGGCTGCTCCCACCTTTGCCTACCTCACCCCACTGGTTTCTCCTGTGCCTGCCCCACTGGCATCCAGCTGAAGAGAGATGAGCAGACATGTGACTCTTCTCCAGAGACCTACCTACTTTTCTCTAGCCGTGCTTCCATCCGTCGTATCTCGCTGGACACCAGTGACCACACAGATGTGCACATACCTGTCCCTGAGCTGAACAATGTCATTTCTCTGGACTATGATAGTGTGGATGGCAAGATTTACTACACAGATGTATTTCTTGATGTTATCAG GCGGGCTGATCTGAATGGCAGCAACATGGAAACTGTTATTGGTCAGGGTTTGAAGACTACAGATGGCCTGGCAGTGGACTGGGTTGCCAGGAACCTCTACTGGACAGACACAGGACGCAATACCATCGAAGTGGCTAGACTGGATGGAAGCTCCAGGAAAGTGCTGATCAATAACAGCCTGGATGAACCTCGAGCCATTGCTGTCTTTCCCAAGAAGGG GTATCTCTTCTGGACAGATTGGGGTCACATTGCTAAAATTGAACGGGCAAACTTGGATGGCTCTGAACGTAAAATCCTGATTAACACTGACCTAGGATGGCCCAATGGATTGACTTTGGATTATGACACCAGGAG GATATACTGGGTGGACGCACATCTCGATCGCATAGAGAGTTGTGACCTCAATGGGAAGCTACGGCAAGTGTTGGTCAGCCAGGTGTCACATCCTTTTGCTCTGACACAG CAGGACAGATGGATATACTGGACTGACTGGCAAACGAAATCCATCCAGAGAGTAGACAAATACTCTGGGCGGAACAAAGAGACAGTCCTAGCCAATGTTGAGGGATTGATGGATATCATTGTGGTTTCTCCTCAGAGACAGACAG GTAGTAATGCTTGTGGAGTGAACAACGGAGGCTGCACTCACCTCTGCTTTGCCAGGGCTTCTGACTTTGTGTGCGCGTGTCCGGATGAACCAGACGGGCGGCCCTGTTCTACGA TTCCTGGTGTGGTGCCCCCCGGTCCGAAACCAACCAGCGTAAGTGAGAGAAGTCAAACACCACCTGGCAGACGAGGTACTTCAACAGCCAAACCTCTCACATCACTGGAAACAGTGGAAGGAAA CTGCTCTGACAAAGATGCTAGGCAAGGCTTGTGTGCTCGTGCCAATGAGGCAGTGTTGGCCACCATGG GAGAAGGACTTCACGTCAGCTACATTATTGGAGGTCTTCTCAGCATcttgtttattttgctgcttaTTGCTGCTTTAATTATATATAG GCATAATAAGTCCAAGTTTACGGACCCTGGCTTGGGGAACCTCACCTACAGCAATCCTTCTTATCGGACATCTACACAGGAGGTGAAGATTGAATCGATTCCCAAACCAGCCATGTACAACCAGTTGTGCTACAAGAAAGAG aaGCTTTCTTATCACACAGATAGCTTCTCATCTTCCCTCTTCTGA